AGGGCAACAAGATCCCCGTGACGGATTGGTTGAAGTACATGGGAAAGACCAAACACCTGTTCAGGCCCGAGTGCAAGCCCCAGCTCGACTCTTTCCAGGAGGAAGTGGACCGGAGATGGCGGCGGCTCAGGGAGATGCACAACAACCCCTATCTGTAGAGAAGATGGAAATGGGGAGTGCGGATTTCGGAATGGAGAGTGAAAATCAAAGCCAAAAACGATGACAACAAAACCGGATGAAGCAAAAAATATTATCTGGATGGAAAAAAGGCGGGGTCTTTCCCGCCTTTTTTATTCGGTAACGTAAACGAATAGAGGACATAATAACCGCATTTCATTCTCCCGCGCGCCCAAATTGTGGGAACTCTGGGTTTTCCTCCACATTCCGCATTCCGACTTCCGAATTGTCGCCTACTCCATCTCGGTATCCAGGTCCCCCTCCCGCAGTGGATCTTCCGATGATACTTTGATGATGGTTTTGACGTTGCCCCGCGGGTTGAAGTCTCCGGTGACGTTAAGCCTGCGGGGCTTCAAGAGCGCGTGGAGGTCCTCGTAGATCCTGTTCGTAGACTCTTCGTGTGAAATGTGCCTGTCGCGGTAGGCGTTGAGGTAGAGCTTCAATGACTTGAGCTCGACGATCTTTTTATCGGGAACGTACTCTATCCGGATGGTTGCGTAGTCAGGGTATCCTGATCTCGGACAGAGGCAGGAAAACTCCGGGAAGCTGATTTCGATCGTGTAGTTTCTCCCGGGGAAAGGGTTTTCCCACGGCTCGAGCTTGGCTTCCGCGATCTTTTTCTCTCCGTACTTCATCCGGTACCTCACCGTGTGTGGTCTGCTTACGCGTATACTATAATAGATCTGGCGGCTTGCTGCCATAACCGATAGGGGCGGCAAAGGGGCGCGGCTTCCCCGCCGCCGCTTTTAGTGAAGCCCGGCCGGCCGGGAAGCCGTTTGCCGGTCGGGACAAACTCTCAAAGGAGGTGGGCCTATGAAGACCCGGGTTCCCCGGTTTTTTCTGCTGGCTTTTTTCGCTATCTCTTTTGTTTACTGCAGTACGTATCAGTCTGGAATCTCTCGGGATGCAGACCTTCCCCCCGCGGACCCGCAGCTGCTCTACCGGTACATCACCCAGGAGAGCAAATACACAACGTGGGACCTCTGGCCCGGTAAGGGGAAGCTCTACGAGGGCAAGCCTCCCCACGGCGCATTCCTGACCACCTACCTGAACGAAGCTGCCGTCAGCTCCATAAAGGCCGGGAGGGAGATGGCCGACGGCGCCATGATCGTCAAGGAGAATTACAGCCCGGAGAAGGAGCTCGCCGCCGTGACGGTCATGTACAAGATACGGGGATTCTACAGTTCGGGGGGAGACTGGTTCTGGGCAAAGTATGGTCCCGACGGCTCTGTCCAGAAGGCGGGCAAAGTGGATGGCTGCATCAACTGTCACAGCGCGAGGGCGGACAACGACTACATATATACCGGCGATTTTGTCCGGAAAAGGGGTGGCTACTGACCGATCCCCGGTAAGCCCGTCGCCCCTGTGAACCGTCTGCTGCGCATCCACAAGCCGGCGGGGACAATTGACCTTGAACGGCAAATGCGCGCATTGTATAATCTTAGCCTGTTTGCGATTGGTGGTGAGTGTAGCTCAAAGGCAGAGCACCTGGCTGTGGCCCAGGTGGTTGTGGGTTCGATTCCCATCACTCACCCCATCTTTTATCTTCCCCATTCAATCAAGCCCATTTTAATGTTTTTAGTTCTGATTGCTCTGATGTTTTAAACTGTAAACTTTGATCATTGAACTTTGAGAGGAACTCGAATCACGATTTTCCGGTTTGGAGTAAAATATTAGGTATAAGCATCTTTTCAAGATGGCGGTTTCTCAATGGGAAATAAATTGGAATGACGACGGTAACCGGCATCGCAGGGCCCCGTTATCGAAGCAGCGGGGAAACATGAGAAAAGGAAGGTGATATCCATGAAAAAAATAGTGTGTCTGGGAGTGTCAGCCCTTTTTCTGCTCGTATTTTCCCGTGTTGATGCAATTGATCTCGTCTCCCGTAATGCGGCGAACCTCAAGAGGGTTGAAACCGGTATGAGTAAGGAGAAAGTTTTGGATGTCATGGGGATGGATGAGGAAACTTTCAGGCAGAGGATATATTTCGAAGGATACATCGCAGGATACCAGGATGTGGTGGTAAAGAATCCCTATCACTCGGAATTGAAGAAGCTTGGAGAAGAAGACTACGAGATCGTCTACTACTTTACCGATCGCATCGGTTTGCGCGTGGGATACTGGGATGAGGTCTACCGGGACAATGGGATCGCAGATGGGGGGTTAACCCCCCTGGTCTTCCAGAATGGTCGTCTGATCGGGAGCGGATGGGATTTCGTCGAGGAAAAGGCGAGAAGGCCGTTGAGCGTGGATGAGGAATACTACTGGTTTTACTTTGGCAACGGAAACGGGGGCGGGCACTGAGTGCACTCCCTTTAAAAATCCTAACGTGAGACCCGGGTCAGTTTTTTAAAGGAAGTCCGAATTCTTATCCTTCTCATCTTTAATGTATGCTGTCTATTGTGATTGAATAAGAGAATGAGAATAAATGTAACTGTAGATTATCGTATCGGTCGAAAATAGAAATATGCCAGCCCAGCAGGATGAAAGGGATGTGGGCCGCGGCCGAGCTCTTCGGGTCCAATTGGCTTATTGGTACAGCGGGGGATCCATAGCAGAGAGGGCGCTCGAGAGGCCGGAGTCCATACCGGATAGGCTTGCGCTGGAGGTGTCTGTTAACAACCACGAAAGAGGAGGCTGAGATGAGAAGAATCTCTCTGTTTGTTGTGGTCCTCGCCGCGGTGGCGCTGGCGGGGGCGGATTTCACCCCGGCATCGGCCGAGACCAAGTTCTTCACCATCGGGACCGGCGGGGTGACCGGCGTCTACTATCCCACCGGCGGAGCCATAGCACGCATCGTCAATGCTAAGAAGAAGGAGTACGGCATGCGCCTGACGGTGGAGTCCACCGGGGGGTCGGTCTACAACATCAACGCAATCATGTCCGGAGACCTTGACTTCGGCGTGGTGCAGTCCGACCGGCAGTACCAGGCCTACTTTGGCAGCGAGAACTCCGAGTGGGCCGGCAAGCCGCAGAAGGAGCTCCGGGCGCTCTTCGCCATCCATCCCGAGAGCCTGACCCTGTGCGCGGCGGTGGACACGGGTATCAACAGCATCCAGGACCTGAAAGGCAAACGCGTCAACATCGGCAACCCCGGCTCCGGTCAGAGGCAGAACTCCATCGACGCCCTGACCGCGGCGGGCCTGAACTTCGAGAAGGACCTCATGTCCGAGGGCCTCAAGGCCGCCGAGGCCCCCGGCATGCTGCAGGACGGCCGCATCGACGCTTTCTTCTACACGGTGGGGCACCCCTCGGGAGCGTTCAAGGAGGCAACCAGCGGGACGAGGAAGGTCAAGTTCATACCCATTGTCCTGCCCGACGACTTCTACAAGAAGTACTCCTACTACGCGCCGAGCATCGTCCCCGTGGCCGAGTACCCCGGCGCGGAAAACGGCGCCGATATCCCCACCTTCGGCGTGAAGGCGACCTTTGTTACTTCCGCCAGGGTCGCCGACACCTACGTCTACAACCTCGTCAAGGAGGTCTTCGAGAACTTCGAGGAGTTCAAGAAACTGCACCCGGCCTATGCGGTATTGACAAAGAAGAACATGCTCGAAGGGCTCTCTGCGCCCATCCACGACGGCGCCATGAAGTATTACCGGGAAGCGGGCCTTTTGAAGTGAAACGAGCCGCGGGCGGGGCCTTACCGGTCCCGCCCGCACTTTGTCCGCCCCTCGAGGGAGGCGAATGCAGGGCGCACAACCAGAAACCGGGTGAGGGACGTGGCCGATGACGGAGCGGGAAAGAGAGAGGATAGTGGATGAAGAGGGCCACCTCATCCTGCCGAAGGAGGACGAGGCGGCCGCAGAGGAGGCCAGGCGAATCGCGGAAGATGAGGAGACGGGGTACCGCCATCCCGAGGGCTGGCAGAGGTACATCATCCCCGCAATTGCTATTCTCTGGTGTCTCTTCCAGCTCTCCATCGCCAGCTGGCTGCTTTTGAACTCCATCTACGTCCGTGCGATCCACCTGGGCTTTGCCATGCTCATCGCCTACTTCTGCTTTCCTGCAGCGAGGAAGCCGAGAAAAGGGGCGTTGTCCTTCCTCTCGGTCAGGACAAAGATCCCCCTCTTCGACGTCGTCCTGGGGATCGCCGCCTGCGCCAGCGCCCTGTATCTCTGGCTGGACTACGAGGGCATCATGGCGCGGTACGGTACCTCCGTTGCCCGTGACATCGCAGTCGGCGGCGTCCTGGTCCTGTTCCTGCTCGAGGCGGCGCGAAGGGTGGTGGGTCCGGCGCTAACGGTCATCGCCACCGCCTTTACCTTCTACGTCTTTTTCGCCGAGAACATGCCCGAGGCATTCGCCTTCAAGAGCGCAAGCCTGGCGAAGTACGTCGACAAGATCTCCCTGTCCACTGAGGGGATCTACGGGATCCCCCTGGATGTCTCGGCCATGATCGTCTTCCTCTTCGTTCTCTTTGGCGCAATGCTCGAGCGGGCCGGGGCGGGGAGGTTCTTCATCGAGCTGGCCCTTTCCCTCCTGGGACGGTTCAAGGGGGGGCCGGCCAAGGCAGCCATCGTGGGTTCGGGCCTGACGGGGCTCGTGTCGGGCTCTTCCATCGCCAACATCGTCACCACCGGCACCTTCACCATCCCCCTCATGAAGAAAGTGGGCTACCCGCCCGTCAAGGCGGCCGCCATCGAGGTGGCAGCCAGCACCGACGGGCAGATCGCCCCCCCCATCATGGGTGCGGCGGCATTCATCATCGCCGAATATCTGAGCGTGCCCTACCTGGCGGTGATCAAGGCGGCGGCGATCCCGGCCTTCGTGTCCTACGCCACCCTGTTCTTCCTGACACACATCGAGGCATCGAAGCTCGGGCTCAGGGGGCTGACACCGGCCGAGGTGCCCCGCTTCTTCGAGGTGCTCAAGTCCGGTGCCCACTACCTCATCCCCATCGCCGTTTTGGTCTACGAACTGGTCGTGCCCCGGCACTCCCCGGAACTGGCGGCGTTCAGGGCCATCGTGGTCATGTTCTTCATCATGGTCCTGCAGCATCCCGTGAGGCGCTATATGAGGAAGGAGCCCGTGATGCCGGGGATAAAGCAGGGGCTCGCGGAGATCGTCGGCGCGCTGGTGTCGGGGGGGCGCAACATGGTAACCGTGGCCATTGCCACGGCGGCAGCCGGCATCATCGTCGGCGTGGTGACCATGGGGATCGGCGGGATCGTCACCGAGATCGTGGAGTTCATATCCGGCGGGAACATCTTCGCCCTGGTGATCATCACCGCCATTGCCAGCCTGGTCCTCGGTATGGGCCTGCCCACGACCGCTACCTACATCGTCATGGCAGCACTTACGGCCCCCATCATCGTCGAGGTGGGGGCGGCAAACGGTTTCATCGTTCCCCTCATGGCGGCCCACCTGTTCTGCTTCTACTTCGGCATCCTGGCCGACGACACGCCACCAGTCGGCCTGGCGGCATATGCCGCCGCCGCCATCGCGAAATCGCCTCCCGTACCCACCGGGATACAGGGTTTCCTCTACGACATCCGGACGGCAATGATCGCCTTCATGTTCATCTTCAACCATGAGCTGATCCTCCAGGGGATCGACTCATGGGGGATCGCCCTGCTCATCTTCGCAACGGCCTGCGTGGGCAACTTCGCCTTCGCATCGGCTACCCAGGGCTGGTTTACCCACAGAAACAAGGTGTACGAGATCCCCCTCTTTCTCGTGGTAACCTTCGTCATGATGCAGCCCCGGGTAGTGGCCGAATGGTTCGGGCTCTCTCACCCCTACCTGGTGTGGCCCTTCGGGCTCGTCATCTACGGGGCAATCTTCCTGAACCAGAGGCGGCGCCGGCAGGCCGCTGAAGCCCCCGTGACAGCCTGACCCCCTCCAAAACCGGGGTCAGTTCCCATATCCTCAGGTTTTTAGAATTTTTTCTAAGAGAGAAGACAAGTAGCAGCTGCTTGATATTCGCAGGAGCAGAGTGGTTTATGCAAAATGTGAGAAAATGGGAACTGACCCCTCTACCCTCCTTACAATTCCTTGTTGATTAAAAGAAATAACAGGCCCGTGATCTGCATCTCAATGTTGAAGCAGGATCGAGCAACTTAGCGGGGGGTTTCTTGTTGAGCCTGAGACAACGAGGAGTCGTAGACATGGATAAGGGAACAAAGCCAAAAGAGCGCTATTTCGATAAAATGAGGGGAGTCACAAAGAGCCCGCCTATGGCCAGCTTTTCCTACATTGTCTGGTCATGGATCGGTGCCTTTTTCGGTATCGGCGCCGTTTCGTATATCAACTTCAATGTTATTGAGAAGACGGATCTCGTCATGGTAATAGGGTCTTTTGGCGCGTCGGCGGTTCTGATATACGGTGCTATCAACAGTCCCCTCGCCCAGCCGAGGAACCTCGTGGGGGGGCATTTAGTATCGGCAATCGTCGGGGTAACCTGTTATAAGGTATTGCCCTCTCACCTGTGGTTTGCCGCTGCCGTCGCAGTGGCAACGGCGATTGCGGCGATGCACGCCACAAAGACGGTGCACCCGCCCGGCGGGGCGACCGCGTTGATCGCGGTGATAGGCAGCAGCAAAATTCACAACCTGGGCTATCTCTATGTCGTCATTCCTTCCGGCCTCGGTGCTGTTGTGATGCTGGTGGTGGCACTCCTCGTAAACAATATCCCGGAGGGCCGCAGGTATCCCGAGTTTTGGCTCTGATACCCTCCACCAAATAATGGCAAACAATGGGGTCAGTTCCCATATCCTCAGGTTTTGGGACAGGAAGAGGGACAAAATGTGAGAAAATGGGAACTGACCCCGTATGTTGTCAGTTGAATTGAATGTGCAAATCTGCAATTATGATTGGTAAGACCCTCTGCTGGANNNNNNNNNNNNNNNNNNNNNNNNNNNNNNNNNNNNNNNNNNNNNNNNNNNNNNNNNNTGTTTTACGACGAAGCTGGTACGGGCCCGGAAACAATAGTGTTTGCACACGGTCTCGTCTTCAGTGGGCGCATGTTCGATGAGCAGGTCAGTGCCCTCAAGGACCGTTATCGTTGCATAACCTTCGATTTTCGTGGCCAGGGACAGAGCCAGGTTACGCCGGATGGGTATGACATGGATAGCTTATGTGAAGATGCGGCGCAGCTCATAGAGAGATTGGATTGCGCCCCCTGTCACTTCCTCGGCTTTTCCATGGGTGGTTTCGTCGCAATCCGACTTGCGCTGCGGCGCCCGGAACTGGTCAAATCCCTGATTCTCGCCGATACTTCCGCTGATCCTGAACCGAAGAGGAACCTGCGCAAGTATCGGCTCTTGAATCTGATAGCCCGCCGGGTCGGCCCATTCGCGGTGGCAAGACATGTAATGCCGATGATGTTTAGCCAGAAGTTNNNNNNNNNNNNNNNNNNNNNNNNNNNNNNNNNNNNNNNNNNNNNNNNNNNNNNNNNNNNNNNNNNNNNNNNNNNNNNNNNNNNNNNNNNNNNNNNNNNNNNNNNNNNNNNNNNNNNNNNNNNNNNNNNNNNNNNNNNNNNNNNNNNNNNNNNNNNNNNNNNNNNAGGAGCCGGGTGCTTTCAATGCCGCTCTGGAGGAATTTCTCGCTAGCCTTTCTCGCGAATAATCGAAACTCAAACGGGGTCAGTTCCCATTTTCTCACATTTTGCCGCTCTTCCTGTCCCAAAACATGAGGATATGGGAACTGACCCCGCGGGAAAATGAGCTGTTCATCGGATTTACCATGGGTGATAAAATGTAACATCGGAAAACAGGCGGAGCAAGGCGCCGTTGAGAAAAACCTGCGTGGGTGCGGTAGAGAACTTTTCATCTGGCCGATCCGCCGCTTGAAACACTATCCTTTCGGGAGAATGCCATCAGCAAGAAAAAGGAAAGAGAGGGGGCGAAAGAAAGGGAAGCGGTCACCCTGCACATAGAAGAGCTGCTTACCTATATCGATGCCCTGGAGGGGCTGGTCTACGTTGCAGACATGGAAACCCACCGGTTGCTCGCGGTGAACAGATAC
Above is a genomic segment from Deltaproteobacteria bacterium containing:
- a CDS encoding TRAP transporter fused permease subunit encodes the protein MTERERERIVDEEGHLILPKEDEAAAEEARRIAEDEETGYRHPEGWQRYIIPAIAILWCLFQLSIASWLLLNSIYVRAIHLGFAMLIAYFCFPAARKPRKGALSFLSVRTKIPLFDVVLGIAACASALYLWLDYEGIMARYGTSVARDIAVGGVLVLFLLEAARRVVGPALTVIATAFTFYVFFAENMPEAFAFKSASLAKYVDKISLSTEGIYGIPLDVSAMIVFLFVLFGAMLERAGAGRFFIELALSLLGRFKGGPAKAAIVGSGLTGLVSGSSIANIVTTGTFTIPLMKKVGYPPVKAAAIEVAASTDGQIAPPIMGAAAFIIAEYLSVPYLAVIKAAAIPAFVSYATLFFLTHIEASKLGLRGLTPAEVPRFFEVLKSGAHYLIPIAVLVYELVVPRHSPELAAFRAIVVMFFIMVLQHPVRRYMRKEPVMPGIKQGLAEIVGALVSGGRNMVTVAIATAAAGIIVGVVTMGIGGIVTEIVEFISGGNIFALVIITAIASLVLGMGLPTTATYIVMAALTAPIIVEVGAANGFIVPLMAAHLFCFYFGILADDTPPVGLAAYAAAAIAKSPPVPTGIQGFLYDIRTAMIAFMFIFNHELILQGIDSWGIALLIFATACVGNFAFASATQGWFTHRNKVYEIPLFLVVTFVMMQPRVVAEWFGLSHPYLVWPFGLVIYGAIFLNQRRRRQAAEAPVTA
- a CDS encoding TAXI family TRAP transporter solute-binding subunit, which codes for MRRISLFVVVLAAVALAGADFTPASAETKFFTIGTGGVTGVYYPTGGAIARIVNAKKKEYGMRLTVESTGGSVYNINAIMSGDLDFGVVQSDRQYQAYFGSENSEWAGKPQKELRALFAIHPESLTLCAAVDTGINSIQDLKGKRVNIGNPGSGQRQNSIDALTAAGLNFEKDLMSEGLKAAEAPGMLQDGRIDAFFYTVGHPSGAFKEATSGTRKVKFIPIVLPDDFYKKYSYYAPSIVPVAEYPGAENGADIPTFGVKATFVTSARVADTYVYNLVKEVFENFEEFKKLHPAYAVLTKKNMLEGLSAPIHDGAMKYYREAGLLK
- a CDS encoding alpha/beta fold hydrolase: FYDEAGTGPETIVFAHGLVFSGRMFDEQVSALKDRYRCITFDFRGQGQSQVTPDGYDMDSLCEDAAQLIERLDCAPCHFLGFSMGGFVAIRLALRRPELVKSLILADTSADPEPKRNLRKYRLLNLIARRVGPFAVARHVMPMMFSQK
- the queF gene encoding NADPH-dependent 7-cyano-7-deazaguanine reductase QueF, giving the protein MKYGEKKIAEAKLEPWENPFPGRNYTIEISFPEFSCLCPRSGYPDYATIRIEYVPDKKIVELKSLKLYLNAYRDRHISHEESTNRIYEDLHALLKPRRLNVTGDFNPRGNVKTIIKVSSEDPLREGDLDTEME
- a CDS encoding HPP family protein; translation: MDKGTKPKERYFDKMRGVTKSPPMASFSYIVWSWIGAFFGIGAVSYINFNVIEKTDLVMVIGSFGASAVLIYGAINSPLAQPRNLVGGHLVSAIVGVTCYKVLPSHLWFAAAVAVATAIAAMHATKTVHPPGGATALIAVIGSSKIHNLGYLYVVIPSGLGAVVMLVVALLVNNIPEGRRYPEFWL